In Leptospira sp. WS58.C1, a single genomic region encodes these proteins:
- a CDS encoding mucoidy inhibitor MuiA family protein, whose translation MISRFSSLVLATIFLILLGTDFFAQGSDSSESDTPTAITEEEKASKSPVSVSYARIDSVLLYSDLVYVTRQSEVKLPVGVSEVLLGEVPIASLDKSVIVTFTDPNKKFKIKGIRVSEKASRRKKSQEAEELEKRKEGLLLALSTKSREVQDLLDWETSIKSIKPSIREKDGLVEKIDSENFSSFRKTYAELAEDNTKLRLLKLEELDRIREEFYIVTTKLAHLAEGDTLRRKEIRLDVESDSANVFPFEYKYLIRGANWYPRYTLELNQNGQEAELGWHALVRNETGEDWKNVRLEFSTANPNQDIDLPEYREYRIASKEVAVYSGDEDYSAADKEYNAPSKPSANAGSVIQSKKESKKKAPAPKVSQRSKAEERIDDVYYQEKNDSPLMQSRALIEGNYKDRSNSLRVEENMNRLQGELASQKYSFDQGSYEESIRYGKEALRRFSGLRESSRKELKELENEVQNLLNRSSQLSSDKKYSNQLIAPGISSEGFDFRYIAQSREKIPSDRTLNRVFLRKRNISVRPGYETSPLTNDGVFLNVVSSNTEREPLLAGPLEIYSGENLLGTTTVSTLKPGQEIKMELGPDRDIKVERKQEKLDDKSGIISRKKNIRYRVTISVKNNKRRAVPVRLIDRIPYTNDDSVRVEWAPGTDTPKSKTEDGILTYEFEIGANSRKTIQFEYTVSYPADNILRETPGSDSY comes from the coding sequence ATGATTTCCCGTTTTTCCTCCTTGGTTCTTGCGACTATCTTTCTGATCTTACTAGGGACCGATTTTTTTGCACAAGGATCCGACTCCTCCGAAAGTGATACACCCACAGCGATTACGGAAGAAGAGAAGGCCTCCAAGTCCCCGGTCTCGGTATCGTACGCTAGAATAGATTCCGTTCTTTTATATTCAGACTTGGTTTACGTAACAAGGCAATCCGAGGTTAAACTTCCGGTCGGAGTTTCGGAAGTTTTATTGGGAGAAGTCCCGATCGCTTCTTTGGATAAAAGTGTGATCGTCACATTTACGGATCCGAATAAAAAATTTAAGATCAAAGGGATCCGAGTATCGGAAAAAGCTTCTAGAAGAAAAAAATCCCAAGAAGCGGAAGAATTAGAAAAAAGAAAAGAAGGTCTACTCTTGGCATTAAGCACAAAGTCCAGAGAGGTCCAAGACCTTTTGGATTGGGAAACTTCCATCAAATCTATCAAACCCTCTATTCGAGAAAAAGACGGACTAGTGGAGAAGATCGACTCCGAAAATTTTTCCTCTTTCCGAAAAACATACGCAGAACTTGCGGAAGATAATACAAAACTTAGATTATTAAAGCTGGAAGAATTGGATCGAATCCGGGAAGAATTTTATATAGTTACTACTAAACTTGCTCATCTTGCAGAAGGAGATACGCTTCGCAGGAAAGAGATCCGATTGGATGTGGAATCCGATTCCGCAAATGTTTTTCCTTTCGAATATAAATATCTGATACGAGGCGCGAACTGGTATCCTCGTTATACTTTGGAATTGAATCAAAATGGACAAGAGGCGGAATTAGGTTGGCATGCTTTAGTTAGAAATGAAACCGGAGAGGATTGGAAAAACGTTCGATTAGAATTTTCCACGGCTAATCCGAACCAAGACATAGACTTACCTGAGTATCGAGAATATAGGATCGCTTCCAAGGAAGTTGCAGTGTATTCGGGAGATGAGGATTATTCCGCCGCAGACAAAGAGTATAACGCGCCTTCTAAACCTTCCGCAAATGCCGGCAGTGTGATCCAAAGCAAAAAAGAATCTAAGAAAAAAGCTCCTGCTCCTAAGGTTTCTCAAAGAAGTAAGGCAGAAGAGAGAATAGACGACGTCTATTACCAAGAGAAGAACGATAGTCCTTTGATGCAGTCCCGCGCATTGATCGAAGGAAATTATAAGGATAGATCCAATTCACTTCGTGTGGAAGAGAATATGAACAGGCTGCAAGGAGAACTTGCGAGCCAAAAATATTCCTTCGACCAAGGATCTTATGAAGAATCCATTCGATATGGAAAGGAAGCTCTTCGCAGATTTTCCGGTTTGAGAGAGAGTTCCAGAAAAGAATTGAAAGAACTCGAAAACGAAGTACAAAATCTTCTGAATAGATCCTCTCAATTAAGTTCCGATAAAAAATATTCCAATCAGTTGATCGCTCCGGGAATTTCTTCCGAAGGATTTGATTTCAGATATATCGCTCAGTCTCGAGAAAAAATCCCTTCCGATCGAACATTGAACCGGGTCTTTCTTCGCAAAAGAAATATCTCGGTTCGTCCAGGGTACGAGACTTCTCCCCTTACGAACGATGGAGTTTTTCTGAACGTGGTATCTTCGAATACGGAAAGGGAACCGCTACTTGCAGGTCCTCTCGAAATTTATTCCGGCGAAAACCTTCTTGGAACTACAACCGTCTCCACTCTAAAACCCGGGCAAGAGATCAAAATGGAACTTGGTCCTGATCGGGATATCAAGGTGGAAAGAAAGCAGGAAAAACTGGATGATAAGTCCGGGATCATTTCCCGCAAAAAGAATATCCGATATAGAGTTACCATTTCCGTTAAAAATAATAAACGTAGAGCCGTTCCTGTTCGATTGATCGATCGTATTCCTTATACGAACGACGATAGCGTACGGGTAGAATGGGCTCCCGGGACGGATACTCCTAAGTCCAAAACCGAAGACGGGATCCTGACGTATGAATTCGAAATAGGGGCGAATTCCCGCAAAACGATCCAGTTTGAATACACAGTCTCCTATCCTGCGGACAATATCCTGAGAGAAACTCCAGGTTCGGATTCTTATTGA
- a CDS encoding vWA domain-containing protein, translating to MLFFQIFRYKPHINYKYIKYILLIFLLLDPSFIVSDTSPELVMPGQSESAKLFILDASGSMNEYLGIYQKVHLAKKYVRHFVEKLPEETEVGFIAYGNRLPGCQSSRLYQPLEKGNRPGFQNKLFGLTPSGATPLAESIRIAGDYIIRRKTPTDLILVTDGIESCYGNPEKELQVLQQKGVNFKMYILGLGLKPDEKRIMQSLSKTGNGKFYNVGEDSDFFLAIEDLLKQEPLSKRTELEPEKQKSKIRISEIEKKQTDSEEHSYRVKFVFENSDSDNQCVILNLKRKNSSPTKTQNWNPQRTSEPERVLRTEQICFQARKGEGEFQISAPAHLPFNLELELWDTQGIPNSVDRSGERNLTK from the coding sequence ATGCTCTTTTTCCAAATATTCAGATATAAACCCCATATTAATTATAAATATATAAAGTATATTCTACTCATATTCTTACTTCTTGATCCTTCCTTTATCGTTTCGGATACATCTCCCGAACTTGTTATGCCCGGACAATCGGAAAGCGCCAAATTGTTTATCTTAGATGCAAGCGGCTCCATGAACGAATATCTAGGGATTTACCAAAAAGTACATTTAGCTAAGAAGTACGTTCGACATTTTGTAGAAAAACTTCCTGAAGAGACCGAAGTAGGTTTTATCGCTTACGGAAATCGTCTCCCCGGTTGCCAATCTTCTAGACTTTATCAACCATTAGAAAAAGGAAATCGTCCCGGCTTTCAAAACAAACTTTTCGGCCTAACCCCTTCCGGGGCGACCCCGCTTGCAGAGTCCATCCGAATCGCAGGTGATTATATTATCCGAAGAAAAACTCCGACGGATCTGATCTTAGTAACGGATGGAATTGAAAGTTGTTATGGAAATCCCGAAAAAGAACTCCAAGTCTTACAACAAAAAGGCGTAAATTTCAAAATGTATATCCTAGGACTTGGATTAAAACCGGATGAAAAAAGGATCATGCAGTCTCTTTCAAAAACAGGGAACGGAAAATTTTATAATGTCGGAGAAGATAGCGACTTCTTCCTTGCAATCGAAGATCTTTTAAAACAAGAACCTCTGTCTAAACGAACCGAACTAGAACCCGAAAAACAAAAGTCCAAGATCCGGATCTCCGAGATCGAAAAGAAACAAACCGATTCGGAGGAACATTCTTACAGAGTCAAATTCGTTTTTGAGAATTCGGACTCTGATAATCAATGTGTAATTCTAAATTTAAAAAGAAAAAATTCCTCTCCTACGAAAACACAAAACTGGAATCCACAAAGAACTAGCGAACCGGAAAGAGTTTTACGAACCGAACAGATCTGCTTCCAAGCAAGAAAAGGAGAAGGTGAATTTCAGATCTCTGCACCGGCGCATCTTCCTTTTAATTTGGAATTAGAACTCTGGGACACACAAGGTATCCCAAATTCCGTGGACAGAAGCGGAGAAAGAAACCTTACAAAGTAA
- the cobC gene encoding alpha-ribazole phosphatase family protein, with protein MEIFLVRHTTPEVEPGTCYGKSDLGLPSSFEKEAENVLKLLPEKVHSIRTSPLFRCYSLAEYISKHQESKSNAPAWKVDSKIQELDFGDWEGRLWEDLPRFETDPWMEDYVNRRPPGGETYSELKTRILRSWEEGLQEARSWENLKKEEGEISEYKTIWVTHGGPIRCLSSIVLGFPLENSFRLVLEYGSVSCLKIRFGEIQSYPQFVYWNKK; from the coding sequence ATGGAAATCTTTTTAGTCAGACATACAACCCCGGAAGTGGAACCCGGAACCTGTTATGGTAAATCCGATCTAGGACTACCTTCCAGTTTTGAAAAAGAAGCGGAGAATGTGCTGAAACTTCTTCCAGAAAAAGTGCATTCTATCCGGACCAGCCCTTTATTCAGATGTTATAGTTTAGCGGAATATATCAGTAAACATCAGGAATCTAAATCGAACGCTCCTGCTTGGAAAGTGGACTCGAAGATCCAAGAGTTGGACTTCGGTGATTGGGAAGGACGATTGTGGGAAGACCTTCCTAGATTCGAAACGGATCCTTGGATGGAAGACTACGTAAACAGAAGACCACCAGGTGGGGAAACCTATTCCGAATTAAAAACAAGGATCTTAAGATCTTGGGAAGAAGGTCTGCAAGAAGCAAGGTCCTGGGAAAATCTCAAAAAAGAAGAAGGAGAAATATCGGAATACAAAACAATCTGGGTCACCCACGGCGGACCCATCCGATGTTTGTCCTCTATCGTATTAGGTTTTCCTTTGGAGAATTCGTTTCGTTTGGTTCTAGAGTATGGATCCGTTTCTTGTCTTAAGATCCGATTCGGAGAAATACAATCTTATCCTCAGTTCGTTTATTGGAATAAGAAATAA
- a CDS encoding adenosylcobinamide-GDP ribazoletransferase translates to MFGFIRKELIIFFSSVRYNTRIIVPAWVEHSDEYLNSSSRYFPLVGWIVGISTWFVLWVSHLSLSWEISIVLAMAVSVLVTGAFHEDGFTDVCDGFGGGWTKEKILDIMKDSRIGAFGTIGIILVLLLKFFCYKSLEDFSIEVLFITIISSHSSSRFWALFTAKTLSYVREDQLSKAKPIIQTLKTSNVIIAGIWGLAPWLAFLHNNYLPSDRVFGFILYPFLLQTFGYLYLRNFYKKWLGGYTGDCLGAVQQVTELLYLIGIVAAWKSF, encoded by the coding sequence ATGTTTGGATTTATCCGCAAAGAATTGATCATTTTTTTTTCCTCCGTACGTTATAATACCCGCATCATTGTTCCGGCATGGGTGGAACATTCCGACGAATATCTTAATTCTTCTTCCAGATATTTTCCTTTAGTAGGATGGATTGTCGGAATTTCGACATGGTTCGTCCTGTGGGTTTCACATCTTTCTTTGAGCTGGGAGATTAGCATCGTTTTGGCAATGGCCGTTTCCGTTTTGGTGACCGGAGCTTTTCATGAAGACGGGTTTACGGACGTTTGCGACGGTTTCGGCGGGGGTTGGACTAAGGAGAAGATCCTTGATATCATGAAGGACAGTAGGATCGGTGCCTTTGGGACCATCGGGATCATTCTTGTACTTCTCCTGAAATTTTTCTGTTATAAATCTCTGGAAGATTTTTCTATCGAAGTGCTATTTATAACTATAATTTCTTCTCATTCTTCCAGTAGGTTTTGGGCTCTATTTACCGCAAAAACACTTTCTTATGTGAGAGAAGATCAGCTGTCCAAGGCAAAACCCATCATTCAAACATTAAAAACCTCTAATGTAATCATCGCTGGGATCTGGGGATTGGCTCCTTGGCTCGCTTTCTTACATAATAACTATCTTCCATCTGACCGGGTTTTCGGATTTATTTTGTATCCTTTTCTATTGCAAACTTTCGGGTATTTGTATCTTAGGAATTTTTATAAAAAATGGTTAGGCGGATATACGGGAGATTGTTTAGGTGCAGTCCAACAAGTCACCGAATTATTATATCTCATCGGGATCGTTGCCGCATGGAAATCTTTTTAG
- a CDS encoding OmpP1/FadL family transporter: MRNRVSSQKIISRSRIALAVLGILGVGTSELTAGSYGDIYGAHAGAAGMAGAVTATVNNSSSVFYNVAGLGRLNEADLFIAQWEQKEKEKEAAASGETPKDANGNPIPQEGPLLNTEPQTEDGGAPAKWYKRAWFNFRDGFANMGKGMFTYQPLLRPNRPYHEVSFLGTYANPTLKNNAPKNENTKNPDDSYVGLGFTMNLNEIFDIGRTIRFGLNAIVPASGNLMVVNDQNPTVPRYLNSGKSNERPTIMAGVGVELWKDRLFAGVGITALAGGSGAILLKDVPISPDPVTANSQVVLTLKPIINPTYGLQFTYGKWSAGVSYKRETYLSADPIPARAQTTLLGIQLDFDLALLDQYNPRVWSYGIGFRPTEKLLLSVDVNREIWSLYKLSRIKEKYSEPLDFHDTTNVRMGAEYAFRPFLKFRGGIGKRPSPVPHYAGENNWMDNDRMIYSLGVSYIFNGRNFAFLKDRLKNPVIFDLALSNQQLRSVEINKYTPTERNPNYNYGGYIWSVTFSVSLFF; this comes from the coding sequence ATGCGAAACAGAGTTTCTAGTCAAAAAATTATCTCCAGGTCGAGGATTGCCCTCGCAGTTTTGGGGATATTGGGAGTTGGCACATCCGAGCTGACTGCCGGTAGTTATGGGGATATATATGGAGCCCACGCGGGTGCAGCCGGGATGGCCGGGGCAGTTACCGCTACGGTAAACAATTCGTCTTCGGTTTTCTATAATGTTGCCGGATTGGGAAGATTGAACGAAGCGGATTTGTTCATCGCTCAATGGGAACAAAAGGAAAAAGAGAAAGAAGCAGCGGCTAGCGGAGAAACTCCCAAAGACGCAAATGGGAATCCTATTCCTCAGGAAGGTCCTTTGTTGAACACCGAACCTCAAACAGAGGATGGTGGAGCTCCTGCTAAGTGGTACAAAAGAGCTTGGTTTAATTTCAGAGACGGCTTTGCAAATATGGGAAAAGGGATGTTCACGTATCAGCCTCTTCTCCGTCCGAACCGTCCTTATCATGAAGTGTCTTTTTTAGGAACTTACGCAAACCCTACGTTAAAGAATAACGCTCCTAAAAACGAGAACACTAAAAACCCGGATGACAGTTACGTTGGTTTGGGTTTTACAATGAACCTAAACGAAATTTTCGATATAGGTAGAACCATCCGTTTCGGATTGAATGCTATCGTTCCTGCTTCCGGAAATTTGATGGTAGTGAACGATCAAAACCCTACCGTTCCTAGATATCTTAATTCAGGAAAAAGTAATGAACGTCCTACTATCATGGCCGGGGTCGGTGTGGAACTTTGGAAGGACCGTTTGTTTGCAGGGGTTGGTATCACCGCTCTTGCTGGAGGTTCCGGTGCGATCTTGCTAAAAGACGTTCCGATCTCTCCGGATCCAGTAACTGCTAACTCACAGGTAGTATTAACTTTAAAGCCTATCATCAATCCGACTTACGGTCTCCAATTCACTTATGGAAAATGGAGTGCCGGGGTTTCGTATAAAAGAGAAACCTATCTGTCTGCGGACCCGATCCCTGCCCGGGCCCAGACTACTCTTTTAGGGATCCAATTGGATTTTGATCTGGCTTTATTGGATCAGTACAACCCGAGAGTTTGGTCTTACGGTATAGGATTCAGACCGACAGAAAAACTTTTATTAAGTGTAGATGTGAACAGAGAGATCTGGAGTTTATATAAACTTTCCAGGATTAAGGAAAAATATTCCGAGCCTTTGGATTTCCATGACACAACCAATGTTCGTATGGGAGCAGAATATGCTTTCCGTCCTTTCTTGAAGTTTCGAGGAGGGATCGGAAAAAGACCATCCCCTGTTCCACATTACGCGGGGGAAAACAATTGGATGGATAACGATCGTATGATCTATTCCCTAGGTGTTTCCTATATCTTCAACGGAAGGAATTTCGCATTCTTGAAAGATAGATTGAAAAACCCGGTAATTTTCGATTTAGCTCTTTCGAACCAACAATTGAGAAGTGTTGAGATAAATAAATATACTCCTACGGAAAGGAATCCAAACTATAATTATGGCGGTTATATCTGGTCGGTAACCTTCTCCGTAAGCTTATTCTTCTAA
- a CDS encoding sterol desaturase family protein, with translation MEKNIIELITPVFFVLVVVELLYSVFGNKPFYRFKDSINNLSAGIFMQIFTVFISLGLMAVYSWVYAKFGILNISNDSWIGWVFCFVLADFFYYWYHRFGHEINIFWASHVPHHQSEDYNFTVALRQGVTQNTFSLPFYLPLAVMGFPPIMFLLCIQINFAYQFWLHTRAIPKLGIFEWVFNTPSQHRVHHGRDPKYIDKNYAGTFAIWDRMFGSYKEEEEEPIFGIVKPMQTWSPVWTQFHYFEELFLLSWKTKSWKDKFLVWFKPPGWKPKDLGESVVPPEIDRSNYQKFNTHIPYTLLAYSITQFFFGLGASMVYIEFKKELPLLEMCTLGFYVLWTLWNIGAIFELKTSGIVSELIRLASIAALTYVYPFDFTHVERLTAVLPIETLKYLPMLMKQVALISFFVLGGFLVSQKRFFSIKGYTPKTV, from the coding sequence ATGGAAAAGAATATTATTGAACTGATCACTCCCGTTTTTTTCGTATTGGTAGTAGTGGAACTGCTTTATTCCGTATTTGGGAACAAACCGTTCTATCGTTTTAAGGATTCCATCAATAATCTTTCAGCCGGGATTTTTATGCAGATATTCACTGTGTTTATCTCTCTGGGATTAATGGCGGTCTATTCCTGGGTATATGCAAAATTTGGAATATTGAACATTTCCAACGATTCCTGGATAGGCTGGGTGTTTTGTTTCGTTCTGGCGGACTTCTTCTATTATTGGTATCATAGGTTCGGACATGAAATAAATATTTTCTGGGCTTCCCATGTTCCTCATCACCAAAGTGAAGATTATAATTTTACGGTGGCTTTAAGACAAGGAGTCACTCAGAATACTTTCTCCCTACCTTTTTATCTTCCTTTGGCAGTGATGGGTTTTCCTCCTATCATGTTCCTTCTTTGTATCCAGATCAATTTTGCTTATCAGTTTTGGCTTCATACTAGAGCGATCCCTAAGTTGGGAATTTTCGAGTGGGTGTTCAATACTCCTTCCCAACACAGAGTACATCACGGAAGGGATCCTAAATATATAGATAAAAATTATGCAGGAACCTTTGCGATCTGGGACAGAATGTTCGGATCTTATAAAGAGGAAGAAGAAGAACCTATCTTCGGGATCGTAAAACCGATGCAGACCTGGAGTCCAGTTTGGACACAATTCCATTATTTCGAAGAATTGTTTCTTCTTTCCTGGAAGACGAAAAGTTGGAAGGATAAATTTTTAGTTTGGTTTAAACCTCCGGGTTGGAAACCGAAAGATCTGGGGGAATCTGTCGTTCCTCCAGAGATAGACCGATCTAATTACCAAAAATTTAATACACATATTCCTTATACACTTCTCGCGTATTCCATTACTCAATTTTTCTTTGGGTTGGGCGCATCTATGGTATATATAGAGTTCAAAAAAGAATTACCTCTATTGGAAATGTGCACTTTAGGTTTTTACGTGCTATGGACTCTTTGGAATATCGGTGCGATCTTCGAATTAAAAACTTCGGGAATCGTCTCCGAACTGATCCGTCTGGCTTCTATCGCCGCTTTGACCTACGTGTATCCTTTCGATTTCACTCATGTGGAACGATTGACTGCGGTTCTTCCGATAGAAACTTTGAAATATCTTCCTATGTTAATGAAACAGGTCGCATTGATCTCGTTTTTCGTGTTGGGAGGTTTTTTGGTTTCTCAAAAACGGTTTTTCAGCATCAAAGGATACACGCCTAAAACAGTTTAA
- a CDS encoding mucoidy inhibitor MuiA family protein, whose product MKNYKKLIYSSLVRFTFLFVLVSIPIFGKEFNLPIKEVTVHQGTAQILRSGRVQLEPGTNKIEISYLPVSLLEETLTAAVTSSQVEVTGSRTWKEEGTAASNPEVAQLQKKVQQLEKDMESILAKENDLKAEKDLLSEMRKKVSDVVGRNLLYGRVEGDGKNWGAYLKKTRDEAVSIFASWEKLEKSKRKVQTELEEARAQLSLLLSQAEKSTRTTWVQIVNTGSETKSVELRLSYLVSNADWRPAYILTADDALSKAKLEYIVEIRQETGEDWRGVQLLLSTTRPDLSLRRDRLRPLRLFDVEVDSKQEILTNQTQAVGAAQMPNEESNIPTTEEPSPSSERGSGFLFRLPKTITLASQKESRKFEMLSFNAPIQVKTIASPRYKPFPLLEAEFQNMGEFPILPGEVSLFRSSGLVGRTKVPYVSPKENLSVSLGTEGSLRLSYRKDWNQTKEGLISTQKVMEKKVYLSLENFGKESKKVIVREQIPISESAGVKVEVNDERTTPGSKEYRLNSGILEWSLEIPASGKKEIKLEYKVTYPNNQNLDFLRSF is encoded by the coding sequence ATGAAAAATTATAAAAAATTAATATATTCATCTCTCGTTCGTTTTACTTTTCTATTCGTTTTGGTTTCTATTCCCATATTCGGAAAAGAATTCAACCTTCCCATCAAGGAAGTGACTGTTCACCAAGGAACTGCTCAGATCCTCAGATCCGGTCGAGTGCAGCTAGAACCGGGCACAAACAAGATCGAGATCTCCTATTTGCCTGTTTCCCTTTTAGAAGAAACCTTAACAGCTGCGGTCACTTCTTCTCAGGTAGAGGTCACGGGTTCCAGGACTTGGAAGGAAGAAGGTACAGCCGCCTCGAATCCGGAAGTCGCTCAACTCCAGAAGAAAGTGCAACAACTGGAAAAGGACATGGAAAGTATATTAGCAAAAGAGAATGATCTAAAAGCAGAAAAGGATCTACTATCCGAGATGCGCAAAAAGGTTTCGGATGTTGTGGGCCGTAATCTTCTCTATGGTAGGGTAGAGGGGGACGGAAAAAACTGGGGGGCCTATCTCAAAAAAACCAGAGATGAAGCAGTTTCTATTTTTGCATCTTGGGAGAAGTTGGAAAAATCCAAACGTAAAGTCCAAACTGAACTGGAAGAAGCAAGAGCACAACTTTCACTCTTATTGTCTCAAGCGGAAAAAAGTACACGTACTACTTGGGTCCAGATCGTAAACACCGGTTCCGAGACTAAAAGTGTGGAACTTCGTTTAAGCTATTTGGTTTCTAACGCCGATTGGAGACCCGCTTACATCCTGACTGCGGATGATGCTTTAAGTAAAGCTAAGTTAGAATATATAGTGGAAATCAGACAAGAGACGGGAGAAGATTGGAGAGGGGTCCAACTTCTTCTTTCTACCACTAGACCGGACCTGTCACTCAGAAGGGACAGGCTTCGTCCATTACGATTATTTGATGTAGAGGTGGACTCAAAGCAGGAAATTCTCACCAACCAAACTCAGGCAGTTGGAGCCGCTCAAATGCCAAACGAAGAATCAAATATTCCTACTACGGAAGAACCTTCTCCCTCCAGCGAAAGAGGGAGTGGATTTCTATTCAGGCTTCCTAAAACGATCACGTTAGCCTCTCAAAAAGAATCTAGAAAATTCGAGATGTTATCCTTTAATGCGCCCATCCAGGTTAAAACGATCGCTTCCCCCAGGTATAAACCATTTCCTCTTTTAGAAGCCGAATTCCAAAATATGGGTGAGTTTCCGATTTTACCCGGTGAAGTTTCTTTGTTCAGAAGTTCAGGACTTGTGGGAAGGACAAAAGTCCCCTATGTTTCTCCTAAAGAAAATCTTTCCGTTTCATTAGGAACGGAAGGTAGTTTAAGACTTTCTTATAGAAAAGATTGGAACCAAACGAAAGAAGGATTGATCTCCACTCAGAAAGTGATGGAGAAGAAAGTTTATCTCAGTTTGGAAAATTTTGGCAAAGAAAGTAAAAAGGTAATCGTAAGAGAACAGATCCCTATTTCCGAGTCTGCCGGTGTAAAAGTGGAAGTGAATGACGAGAGAACCACTCCAGGTTCAAAAGAATATCGTCTTAATTCCGGAATTTTAGAGTGGAGTTTGGAAATTCCGGCTTCCGGCAAAAAAGAGATTAAATTGGAATATAAGGTAACATATCCTAACAATCAGAACTTGGATTTTTTAAGATCATTTTAA